The following are encoded in a window of Telmatobacter sp. DSM 110680 genomic DNA:
- a CDS encoding histidine kinase, which yields MKPAIFISTSVLVGLLFAFQEWLSIHHMGYHLPSLIFFESWGYQFLVWGTLCWLLWHFFGSQIQNASTLRIISVFLPLSVVISLAQQMLFVFIFRELPLNHPETSYWHRLSTYVYAELLDNMLIFWCAFFLFRGVGYYQRFREHETTKAELEVQLANAQLAALRMQLNPHFLFNTMNGISSLMRSDIEAADNMLEQLSCLLRMSLERGDSQLITLREELEFVELYLAMQGHRYSGRVKQSVHVDPQLYDSLIPSMLLQPIVENAYVHGLSRIEATGTLMLEVHRHGKQIRITVVNSGIGMNPASYAENGHGVGLRNIKNRLKLHYGEDSHFEIAEVDPRHVRVDVELPLRYSNDVMKPAAKFGR from the coding sequence ATGAAGCCGGCCATATTCATCAGCACTTCCGTGCTGGTCGGCCTTTTATTCGCATTCCAGGAATGGCTAAGCATTCACCACATGGGCTACCACCTGCCTTCGCTGATCTTCTTCGAATCTTGGGGATATCAGTTCCTAGTGTGGGGCACTCTTTGCTGGCTGCTTTGGCACTTTTTCGGTTCACAGATTCAGAATGCTTCAACTCTTAGGATCATCAGTGTCTTTCTTCCCCTAAGTGTCGTGATCAGCCTTGCACAGCAAATGCTCTTCGTTTTCATCTTTCGCGAGCTTCCGCTCAATCATCCCGAGACATCCTATTGGCACAGATTGTCGACCTATGTCTATGCTGAGCTCCTCGACAACATGCTCATCTTCTGGTGCGCATTCTTCCTATTTCGCGGCGTTGGATATTATCAGCGCTTTCGCGAACACGAGACAACCAAAGCAGAACTAGAGGTTCAGCTTGCCAATGCGCAGCTTGCGGCTTTGCGAATGCAGTTGAACCCACATTTTCTTTTCAACACAATGAATGGTATTTCAAGTCTCATGCGCAGCGACATTGAGGCTGCTGACAACATGCTGGAACAGCTGAGCTGTCTCTTGCGAATGTCGTTGGAGCGCGGAGATTCCCAGCTTATTACCCTGCGAGAAGAACTTGAGTTCGTGGAACTATATCTCGCAATGCAAGGACATAGATATTCAGGGCGCGTGAAACAGTCTGTTCATGTGGATCCGCAGCTCTATGATTCATTGATTCCAAGCATGCTTCTGCAACCAATTGTCGAGAACGCTTACGTGCATGGTCTGTCCAGGATAGAAGCGACCGGCACACTCATGCTCGAAGTTCACCGGCATGGCAAGCAGATTCGGATTACCGTCGTGAATAGCGGTATTGGAATGAATCCCGCGTCTTACGCAGAAAACGGCCACGGAGTAGGCCTGCGCAACATTAAGAACCGTCTTAAGCTTCATTACGGAGAAGACTCGCACTTCGAGATTGCTGAAGTAGACCCAAGGCACGTTAGGGTTGACGTCGAGCTTCCACTCCGGTATTCGAATGATGTCATGAAACCTGCGGCTAAATTCGGTAGGTGA